CCGCTGACGAACTGAGCACCGCCACGGTGACGCACCTGCCGGCGCGCCCTGATCCACCGCCCGACCTGTCCGAGGCCGAGGGCGCCGAGTGGCGCGAGATCGTCCACCGCCTGCCGGCCGACTGGTTCCCTCGCGAGACTCACGGCCTGCTGGCGCAATACTGCCGTCACGTGGTGGCGTCGCGAAGGGTGGCGCAGCTGATCGAGGGTGCCGACGATGATGACGTGCCGGCACTGGCCCGGCTGTTGCGGATGCAGGTTGCGCAGTCCGGCGCGATCGCCGCCTTGGCCGCGAAGATGAGGCTGTCGCAAAGTTCCAGCATTGACCGGCGCCGGGTGAAGGCAGCGGGCGGGCAGAAGCCATGGGAGTGATGACAAGGCGGGGGGCTGGCGAATGGTGGCACCGGCGCCTTGTCGCATGGGGCGCGATCTTCACCGATGCCCGGCCCGTGGGGCCGATGACACAAACCGCGCAGCCTAAAAGGTCCGACTGCCACCAGTAGCGGCCGTTAAAAAGGGGACTGAAAAGGGGGACAGAATTTGAAAATGCCCGGAAAGCGGCGTACTTGCTAGGGGGGTGGCGGAGAGGGTGGGATTCGAACCCACGTGGAGCTTACGCCCCCAACGGATTTCGAGTCCGCGCCGGTATGGCCACTTCGGTACCTCTCCGCAGGATGGCCGCTTGGCCTGAGGTTTGCCGTGGAGCGCGCCTAATATACCATCCGCCCCCCGCGCCGATGGCGGTTTTCGACACACCGAAACCGCCGCGCTGCCTGTCGAGGACTCAGCCCTGCGATATGGACTCCCCGAGTGGTGGGGTGCCAGTCTGGTGGCGGCCCTGCTGCTGATGCTTCTGCACTGGCCGGATCTGGCGCAGCGCTACCCGCAGCCGTCCCGGCTCGAGCGCGTGCAGCGATCCGGAAACCTGCGTGCCGCGGTGCCGGTAGATCCCGGCATTGATCACGCCGCGTTTCAGGATATGCACCACGCGTTGCTGCGCGAGTTCGCGAACCGGCTGGATGTGACCGTCAGCCTGGTCGAGGCCGAATCGCAGGCCGCGCTACTGGATATGCTGGCAGGCGACGAGGTGGATATCGCCGTTCCCGGACGGCCCTTGCCGGAGCCCTTGCCCGGCCATTTGCGCGCGGCTCCGGGATATGCCGACAGTCAAACGCACGTCGTGTGCAACGGCGCCACCCGTTTGCCGGCGGGTGTGGGGGAGGGCGCCGCGCTGCGGCAGATTCTCATCTCCGGCAGCGACGGCTATGTCTCGCGTCTGTATCGGGCCGGCGTGCGCCGGATCCGCCTCGCGCCGATCGCGCCCATGGGCACCGTGGCGTTGCTCGAGCGCGTGTCGGCGGGGGACATTCCCTGCACGCTGGCGCAGCGCGATGAAGCGGCGCGGGCACGACAGCGCCTGCCGACGCTGCGTCTGGGCGAGGCGGTTGGGCCACCGGGGCAGATTGCCTGGGTGCTGCGCAACACCCGCGACGATTCGCTGTCGCGGCAGGTGGACCGGTTTTTCCTCAAGGCCCGCAAGAGTGGACTGATTGCCCAACTGCGTGAACAGGACCGGGGTTTGCGCCGTCGCTTTGATGTGGTCGACCTGGATGGCTTCAGGCTGGCCCTGGCAACCAAGCTGCCGCGCTACGAGGCCGATTTCCGGCGCGCCGGAGCCGAACACGGCATCGACTGGCGGCTGCTGGCGGCGCTCGGCTATCAGGAATCGCGCTGGAATCCGCGCGCCGTGTCGCCGCGCGGCGCAGGTGGTCTGATGATGCTCACGGCCACCACCGCCCGCGGCCTGGGCGCGGGAGATCGTTTTGATGCGCGCTATTCGATCGATAGCGGAGCTCGCTATCTGGCCCGTTTGCGAGCCGATCTTGGCCATTCGGTGCCGGAACCGGACCGTACCTGGCTGACGCTGGCCGCCTACAACCAGGGGCCGGGCGGTCTGGCCCGTGCGCGTCGGGCAGTAGTGGCACAGGGTGGCAACCCGAACCGCTGGGCAGAGGTGCGCCGCGCCCTGCCCACGGTCCAGCGCGGCGCCCGCGGCTGGGAGCCGGTCTACCACGTCGAAAGCGTGCGTCGGTACTTTGCCCTGCTCAGTGTCGACGGAGCGCCTGATGCCCAGGTGCGCTTCGGACTCAGCCGGCGCGTCGGCCCTGCCGCAAGCGTCGGCGGCGATGCAGGGTCAGCACCGGGCCGGACACGGCGTAGCTCATGAACAGGCCCAGCAGCACCAGCGGCGGGTCGGTCGACACCACGGCGATGCCGATGGCAATTAGCACCGCGGCGAAAAACGGGATCCGCCCTCGCAGGTCGAAATCCTTGAAGCTGTAGTAGCGGAAATTGCTGACCATCAGGCCGCCGCCACCAACGGCCACCAGCAGGGCCAGCGGCATGCCCGCCCAGGCCGGAAAGCCGTAGGAATGGCCGGCCCACACGGCACTGGTGACCAGCGCTGCGGCCGACGGACTGGGCAGACCCTGGAAGTATCTTTTGCCGTAGACCTGCGGCTGGGTGTTGAAGCGGGCCAGGCGCAGGGCCGCCGCTGCGGCGTAAAAGAACGCCAGCAGCCAGCCGATCTTGCCCAGGTGCTGCAGCGACCAGTCGTACACCAGCAGTGCCGGCGCCACGCCGAAGGCGACCATGTCGGACAGGGAGTCGTACTCGGCGCCAAAGTCGGTTTCGGTGCCGGTCAGGCGCGCCACCCGGCCATCGAGGCCGTCGGTGATGATGGACACGAACACCGCAATGCAGGCCGGGCCGAACTGCCCCCGTCCGGCCGCGACGATCGAATAGAAGCCGGCAAACAGGCCCAGCGTGGTGAACAGGTTCGGCAGTATGTAGATGCCGCGCCGCCGCCGGCCGCCAGGCCTTTGCTCGCCGTCCATGCGCCGGCTCAGTTGCGCGAGCGGTCGACCACGCGGCTGGCCTTGATCCACGGCATCATGTCGCGCAGCTTGCCGCCAACCTGTTCGATCGGATGCTCCTGACCCAGGCGGCGCATGGCCTTGAGCATCGGCGCCCCGGCGCGGTTCTCGGCGATGAAGTCGCGCGCGAACTGGCCGGTCTGGATTTCCTTCAGGATGCGCCGCATCTCGGCCTTCGTCTCATCGGTGACGATGCGCGGGCCGCGCGTGAAGTCGCCGTACTCGGCGGTGTTGGAGATCGAGTAACGCATGTTGGCGATGCCGCCCTCATACATGAGGTCGACGATCAGCTTCAGTTCGTGCAGGCACTCGAAGTAGGCCATTTCGGGCGCGTAGCCGGCTTCCACCAGCGTCTCGAAACCGGCCATTACCAGCGCCGAGGTGCCGCCGCACAGAACGGCCTGTTCGCCGAACAGGTCGGTTTCGGTTTCCTCGCGGAAATTGGTTTCGATCACCCCGGCGCGCCCGCCGCCGATGGCCGATGCATAGGCCAGGGCCGTGTTGCGGGCGCTGCCGGACACGTCCTGATGCACGGCGATCAGGCACGGCACGCCGCCGCCCTGGGTGTAGGTATTGCGCACCAGATGACCGGGCCCCTTGGGCGCGATCATGAACACGTCAAGATCGGCGCGCGGCTCGATCTGCCCGAAATGGATGTTGAAGCCATGGGCGAAGGCCAGCGCGCCGCCCTGCTTCAGGTTTGGTGCGATCACGTCCAGGTACAGCTGCGCCTGGTGTTCGTCCGGTACCAGCACCATCACCACGTCGGCCTCGCGCACCGCCTGCTCGGGCGACAGCACGGTCAGCCCGGCGTTCTTGGCCTTGGCCACGGAAGTCGAGCTCTCGCGCAGGCCAACGCGCACGTCGACGCCCGATTCCTTCAGGTTCAGCGCGTGGGCATGGCCCTGCGAGCCGTAGCCCAGGATGGTGACCTTCTTGCCCTGGATGAGGGAAAGGTCGGCGTCCTTGTCGTAGAAGATATTCATGGTGCTTACCGCAGGATGGACAGAAAAATCAGGAACGCAGCGCCTTGGCGCCGCGCGAGATGGCCGAGGGCCCGCTACGGACCAGCTCGATGATGCTGGCCGGGTCGAGCGCGGCGATGAAGGCGGACAGCTTGTCGCCCTTGCCGGTCACTTCCACCACGCAGCTGGCGCGATTGATGTCGACCACCTGGCCGCGGAAGGCCGTGGTCAGGCGGGCGATCTCGTCACGCGCGGCGGCGGTCGCCGCCTTGACCTTGACCAGCAGCATTTCGCGCTCGATGTGCGCGCCCTCGGTGACGTCCATCAGCTTGACCACGTCCACCAGCTTGTTCAGCTGCTTGGTGATCTGCTCGACGATGGCGTCATCACCGCTGGTGGTCAGCGTCATGCGCGACAGGCTGGGGTCGTCGGTGGGCGCGACGCTGAGGGATTCGATGTTGTAGCCGCGGGCCGAGATCAGGCCGGCCACGCGCGACAGGGCGCCCGGCTCGTTTTCCAGCAGCAGGGACAGGATGTGCCGCATCAGGCCAGTTCCCGGTCGCGCAGGCCCTGCTGATAGGGCGACAGGCGCATCTCGTGCTGGCCCTTGCCGGCCTCGACCATCGGATAGACGTTTTCCGAGGCGTCGGTGATGAAGTCCATGAACACCAGCCGGTCCTTCATGGCAAACGCCTCGCGCAGGGCGCCTTCCACGTCCGCCGGGCGCTCGATGCGCATGCCGACGTGGCCGTAGGCCTCGGCCAGCTTCACGAAGTCGGGCAGGGCGTCCATGTAGGAGTGCGAGTAGCGCCCCTTGTACTGGAACTCCTGCCACTGGCGGACCATGCCCATGTAGCGGTTGTTCAGATTGACGACCTTGACCGGCAGCTCGTACTGCTTGGCCGTTGACAGCTCCTGGATGCACATCTGGATGCTGGCGTCGCCGGTCACGCACACCACGTCGGCGTCGGGGTAGGCGATTTTCACGCCCAGTGCCGCCGGCAGGCCAAAGCCCATGGTGCCCAGGCCGCCGGAATTGATCCAGCGATTGGGCTGATTGAAACCGTAGAACTGCGCCGTCCACATCTGGTGCTGGCCAACATCGGACGTCACGTAGGCATTGCCGCCGGTGATGCGGTGCAGGGCTTCGAGCACGGCCTGCGGCTTGATCAGCTCGCCGGTCTTGTCGTAGGCCAGGCATTGCTGCGCACGCCAGGCCTCGATGCGCGCCCACCAGGCCTTCAGCGATTCGCCATCCGGCTGCTGGTCCAGGGCTTCGATCTCGGCCAGCAAGTCTTCGAGCACCGATACCACGGTGCCGACGATGGGCACGTCGACCTTGACGTTCTTGGCGATCGAGGCCGGGTCGATGTCGACGTGGATGATGCGCGCGTAGGGGCAGAAGCTCGCCAGCTCGCCGGTGACCCGGTCATCGAAACGGGCGCCCACGGCCAGCAGCACGTCGCACTCGTGCATGGCCATGTTGGCCTCGATGGTGCCGTGCATGCCGAGCATCCCCAGGAACTGCCGGTCATCCGCCGGGTAAGCGCCCAGACCCATCAGCGTGTTGGTGATCGGAAAGCCCAGCCGGCGCGTGAGCTGCGTCAGCTGCGCTGAGCCCTTGCCCAGCACCACGCCGCCGCCGGTGTAGATCATCGGCCGCTTGGCCTTGACCAGCAACTGCGCTGCCTTGCGGATCTGCCCCGGATGGCCTTTCTGGACCGGGTTGTAGGAGCGCATCTCGACCGGCGGTGGGTAGGCATAGTGCGTACGGTGCGCGGTCACATCCTTGGGCACGTCCACCACCACCGGGCCGGGGCGGCCGGTGGTTGCGATGTGAAACGCCTTGCGCAAGGTCAGCGCCAGATCGGCCACATCCTTGACCAGGAAGTTGTGCTTCACGCACGGCCGCGTAATGCCGACCGTGTCGGCCTCCTGGAAGGCATCATTACCGATCAGGTGGGTCGCCACCTGGCCGGTGATGACCACCATCGGGATCGAGTCCATGTAAGCGGTGGCGATGCCGGTGACGGCATTGGTCGCACCCGGGCCGGAGGTGACCAGCACCACGCCCGGCTCGCCGGTGGCGCGGGCATAGCCGTCGGCGGCATGGGTGGCTGCCTGCTCGTGCCGCACCAGGATGTGCTCGACCTCCTGCTGGCCATAGAGCGCGTCGTAGATATGCAGCACGGCGCCGCCCGGGTAGCCGAATACATGGCGCACGCCCTGATCGCGCAGGAAACGGACGATGATTTCGGCGCCGGTGAGTTCCACCTGCCCTCCGCGGGGGTGTGCTGGATCAAAGGGTTTTACGGACGGCGAGCCCGTAAAAAAAGGTCGGCAAGGATAGCAGATTTGACCCTGCCGTCAGCGCCGCGGCGCTGCGTTGTTGGCTGCGGGAGGCCGCTGCTAGAATCGGTCTTCCGCGCTGCAGCAGTGGGCGACCGAATGGGTCCTCGGCTGCGCGTTGCGGGCCCGGGCGCTACCCGCGTGCGGGGCGCAGTCCCCTGATCACCCGACACCAGGAATCACGATGGCCGACAGCGTCAAGGTCGAAATCGAAGGGCAGACATACGAATTCCCGGTCATGACCGGCTCCGAAGGGGAAAAGGCGATCGACATCAGCGATCTGCGCACCCGGACCGGTTACATCACCATGGACCCGGCGTACATGAACACCGGCGCCACGGTCAGTTCGGTCACGTTCCTGGACGGCGAGCAGGGCATCCTGCGCTATCGCGGCATTCCGATCGAGCAACTGGCCGAACAGTCGTCGTTCACGGAAACCGCCTACCTGCTGATTTACGGCCGCTTGCCGACGCGACAGGAATTGGTCGCCTTTCGTCTTCAGGTCAGTCGCCACTCGATGATCCACGAGGGTCTCAAGGAGCTGATCGACCGCTTTCCGCCGGGCGCCCACCCGATGGCCATCCTGTCGTCCGCGGTGTGCGCCATGTCGGCCTATTACCCGGAACTGGCCAAGATGGACCAGACGCCGGAAGAGGTGGAGCTGTCCATCGTGCGCCTGATCGCCAAGATCACGACGATCGCGGCCTACGCCTACAAGCAGTCCATCGGCCACCCGCTGCTGTACCCGGACAACAGCCTCGGTTACTGCGCCAATTTTCTGCGCATGATGTTTGGCGTGCCGTGTGAGCCCTACGTGGTCGATGACGACCTGGTCAAGGCGCTGAAAGTCCTGATGATCCTGCACGCCGACCACGAGCAGAACTGTTCCACGTCCACCGTGCGTCTGGTCGGCTCCTCGCGCGCCAACCTGTTCGCAGCCGTGTCGGCCGGCATCCTCGCGCTGTGGGGGCCGCTGCATGGCGGCGCCAACCAGGAAGTGCTGGAGATGCTGGAGGAAATTCAGCGCGACGGCGGCGACGTGGCCAAGTTCGTGCTCAAGGCCAAGGATCCCAAGGATCCGTTCCGCCTCATGGGCTTCGGCCACCGCGTGTACAAGAACTACGACCCGCGCGCCACCATCATCAAGCGCACTGCCGACACCGTGCTGACCAAGCTTGGCAAGCAGGACGAGCCGCTGCTCAAGATCGCCAAGGAGCTGGAGGAAGCGGCGCGTTCGGACAGCTATTTCGTCGACCGCAAGCTGTACCCGAACGTCGATTTCTACTCCGGCATCATCTACCACGCCATGGGCATCCCGACCACCATGTTCACGGTGATGTTCGCCATTGGCCGCCTGCCGGGCTGGATCGCCCAGTGGAAGGAGATGCTGGAGCAGAAGGCCAAGATCGGTCGTCCGCGTCAGATATACGTCGGGCCGACCAAGACCGACTACGTGCCGATCGAAGCCCGCGGCTGAGCCGCCCGGGCTGCTGTCGGTCCGCCCGGCGGGCCGACCTAAATCCTGATCCCGGCCGCTGGCCGGGTTTTCCGTATCCGAGGGGGAGCAGCGCTTGAGCGGCAGCATTCTTGATCGTCTGGACAGCGCGCGGGCAGCGGCCAAGCTCGGCGGCGGCGCGGATCGCATCGCCGCCCAGCACGCCAAGGGCAAGCTCACGGCCCGCGAGCGCGTCGATCTGTTGCTGGATGCCGGTTCCTTCTGCGAGCTGGACACGCTCAAGCAGCACCGCTGCCAGGATTTCGGCATGGCCGACAAGCAGTTTCCGGGTGACGGCGTGGTTACCGGGTACGGCACCATCAACGGCCGCCTGAGCTTTGTGTTCTCGCAGGATTTCACGGTCTTTGGCGGCGCCTTGTCCGAGACCCACGCCGAGAAAATCTGCAAGGTCATGGATCGGGCGGTCGAGGTCGGGGCGCCGGTGATTGGTCTTAACGACTCCGGCGGCGCACGCATCCAGGAAGGCGTGGCCTCGCTCGGCGGGTACGCGGAAATCTTCTGGCGCAACGTGCAGGCCTCCGGCGTAGTGCCGCAGCTGTCGGTCATCATGGGGCCGTGCGCCGGCGGGGCGGTGTATTCGCCGGCCATGACCGACTTCATCTTCATGGTGAAGGACAGTTCCTACATGTTCGTGACCGGGCCCAACGTGGTCAAAACGGTCACCCACGAGGACGTGACATCGGAAGACCTGGGCGGCGCCGTCACGCACACGGCCAAGTCCGGCGTGGCCGACCTGGCGCTCGAGAACGACATCGAGGCCATGGTCCAGACGCGGCGGCTGTTCGATTTCCTGCCGCTGAACAACCTGGAAACCCCGCCCAGCTACCCGTGCGACGACCCGGCCGACCGGGCCGAGCCGTCCCTGGACACGCTGGTGCCGGAAAACGCCACCCAGCCCTACGACATCAAGCAGCTGATCCACAAGATCGTCGACCACCGCGATTTTTTCGAGATCCAGCCGGACTACGCCAAGAACATCGTCATCGGCTTTGCCCGCATGGAAGGCCGCACGGTCGGCATCGTCGCCAACAACCCCAAGGTGCTGGCCGGCGTGCTGGACATCGACTCCTCGCGCAAGGCGGCGCGCTTCGTGCGGTTCTGTGACTGCTTCAACGTGCCGCTGGTCACCCTGGTCGACGTGCCGGGTTTCCTGCCGGGCACCACCCAGGAGCGCGGCGCCATCATCAAGCACGGCGCCAAGCTGCTGTACGCCTACGCCGAGGCCACCGTGCCCAAGCTCACCGTCATCACCCGCAAGGCCTACGGCGGCGCCTACGACGTGATGAGCAGCAAGCACATCCGCGGCGACATCAACTACGCATGGCCGACCGCCGAGATCGCCGTCATGGGCCCCAAGGGTGCGGTCGAGGTCATGTACCGGCGCCAGATCGACCAGTCGGCGGACCCGGCCGCCGAGACCGCTCGCCTGGAGCAGGAATACCGCGAGCGCTTCGCGAACCCCTTCGTCGCTGCCGAGCGCGGCTTCATCGACGACGTGATCACGCCCAGCCGCACCCGCGAGCACCTGTGCCGGGCGCTGCGCATGCTGGCCAACAAGAGCGTGCAGCGGCCGTTCAAAAAGCACGGCAATATCCCGCTCTGAGCAGTTGAAGCAACCATGCCGCTCTTCAAGAAAATCCTCATCGCAAACCGCGGCGAAATCGCCTGTCGGGTGATTCGCTCCTGCCAGCGTCTGGGCATCGCCACGGTTGCCATCCACTCCGAAGCGGACAGGAACGCGCTGCACGTGCGCATGGCGGACGAGGCCTGGCCGGTCGGGCCGGCACCCAGCGCGCAGTCCTATCTGAACGTCGAGCGCATCCTGGAAGTGATCGCCGCCTCCGGGGCACAGGCGGTGCATCCGGGCTACGGCTTTTTGTCCGAGAACGCCGAGTTCGCGCGCCGGCTGGAAGATGCCGGCGTGGTGTTCATCGGGCCGCCGCAGGGCGCCGTGCGCGCCATGGGCGACAAGATCGAGTCCAAGAAACTGGCCGTCGAAGCCGGCGTCAGCACCGTGCCCGGCTACGTCGGCATCATCGACACCCCCGACGAGGCGGTGCGCATCGCCGAGGACATCGGCTTCCCGGTCATGATCAAGGCCACCGCCGGTGGTGGCGGCAAGGGCATGCGGGTGGTGAACCGGCGCGAGGAAATGGCCGAGGGCTTTCGCGCCGCGGCCTCCGAGGCGCGCTCGAGCTTCGGCGACGACCGGGTGTTCATCGAGAAATACATCACCCGCCCGCGGCACATCGAAATCCAGGTGCTTGGCGACCGGCAGGGCAACATCGTGTACCTGGGCGAGCGCGAGTGCTCCATCCAGCGCCGTCACCAGAAGGTGATCGAGGAGGCGCCCAGTCTGTTTCTGACGCCCGAGGTGCGCCGCGCCATGGGCGAGCAGGCGGTGGCCTTGGCGCATGCCGTCGGCTATCACTCGGCCGGCACGGTGGAGTTCATCGTCGACCAGGACCGCAATTTTTACTTCCTGGAGATGAACACCCGCCTGCAGGTGGAGCATCCGGTCACGGAACTGGTGACCGGCGTCGATCTGGTCGAGCAGATGATCCGCATCGCCGCCGGTGAGCCGCTCGCCCTGCGCCAGGAAGACGTGACGCTGACCGGCTGGGCCATCGAGGCGCGCGTGTATGCCGAGGACGCGCGGCGCGGTTTTCTGCCCTCGATCGGCCGCCTCACCGATTATCGGGAACCGACCGGCCCCGGCATCCGTGTCGATTCGGGCACTTACGAGGGCGGCGAGATTTCCATGTACTACGACCCCATGATCGCCAAGCTGATCGCCTACGGCGAGGATCGCGCCCAGGCCACGGCGCGGTTGGTCGATGCGCTGGACAGCTACGACATCCGCGGCGTGACCACGAATCTGGATTTCCTGGGCAGCCTGCTGAGCCATCCGCGGTTTGCCAGCGGCGACATTTCCACCAACTTCATTGCCGAGGAGTACCCGGACGGCTACGACGAACCGACGGTCGACGCGCAGGAGCGCGAGCTGTTCGCAGTGATCGCGGCCTACGTGCGCGCCCAGCAGGAACTGCGCGCCCGCAACGTGCACGCCGGCGATGCCGACAGCCCGTGGAAGCTGCTCAAGCGCGCCGGGCAGGGGGGCTGAACCGTGGCCGGGCAGGACAAGACGTTTTATGTCGCCATCCAGGGCGAATCGGTGCGCCTGGACGTGGGCGAGGTCAGCGACACCGGCGCCCAGTTCCGCATCGGCGAGCACACGCACGCCGTGCACGGCCGGTACCGGCCCGGGCAGGCGCTGCAGGAGCTCACCATCGACGGCTACCCGGTGCGTTTTCGCGTCGACCCGTCCGGCGGGCGGCTGACCATCACGCGCCGCGGCAAGCAGGTCAGCACCCGGGCGATGACCGCCCTGGAACACGACCTGTACGCGCTGATGCCGGTAAAGCAGGCTGCCGACACCTCGAACCTGGTCCTGTCGCCCATGCCGGGCAAGCTCATCGCCGTGTACGTGGAAGCCGGCCAGGCGGTCAAGGCCGGTGAAGCACTGTGCGTCATCGAGGCCATGAAGATGGAAAACGTGCTGTTTGCCGAACGCGACGGCACGGTAGTCAAGCTCGACATCAGCGCCGGCCAGACCGTGGATGCCGACCAGTTGCTGATCGAGTTCGACCGGCCGGGCTGAGGCTGGCCAAAGCCCGGAGCAAACCCATGATCGGCCGCCTGAACCACATCGCCATCGCCACGCCGGACCTGCAGGCCGCCGCGCAGCGCTATCGCGACTGCCTGGCCTCGCCGGCGCAGGTGTCGGCGCCGCTGGCGCTGCCGGAACACGGCGTCACGACCGTGTTCGTGGATACCGGCAATACCAAGCTCGAACTGCTCGAACCGCTCGGCGAGCAGTCACCCATTGCCAAATTTCTGGAAAAGAACCCGGAGGGCGGCCTGCACCACCTGTGCTTCGAGGTGCCGGACCTGGCCGTCGCCATCACCACCGTCAAGGCATCCGGCATCCGCGTGCTGGGTGAGCCGCGTATCGGCGCTCATGGTCTGCCGGTCGTGTTCCTGCACCCGAAGGATTGCGGCGGCGTTTTGATGGAGCTGGAGCAGACCTCGGCCACAGCCGGCTGAACGGCTCGGCCGTGGCCGGCTGCACAGGCGGCCTCAGCCGAGCAGGCGCCGAAAGCGCGCCACCGAGAAGCCGAACATCAGCCCGCCGAGCACCCGCATGCCCAGGATGTCGTGCCAGACGCAGGCCAGGCCGTTGCCCTTGAACACTTCATGTTGGACTGACGCAGGAAGGCAAATAGATTCAACCCTCGTTCGAAAAACACCCTTGCGAAGCCTGCGC
This Immundisolibacter cernigliae DNA region includes the following protein-coding sequences:
- a CDS encoding biotin/lipoyl-containing protein, with product MAGQDKTFYVAIQGESVRLDVGEVSDTGAQFRIGEHTHAVHGRYRPGQALQELTIDGYPVRFRVDPSGGRLTITRRGKQVSTRAMTALEHDLYALMPVKQAADTSNLVLSPMPGKLIAVYVEAGQAVKAGEALCVIEAMKMENVLFAERDGTVVKLDISAGQTVDADQLLIEFDRPG
- the mce gene encoding methylmalonyl-CoA epimerase, which translates into the protein MIGRLNHIAIATPDLQAAAQRYRDCLASPAQVSAPLALPEHGVTTVFVDTGNTKLELLEPLGEQSPIAKFLEKNPEGGLHHLCFEVPDLAVAITTVKASGIRVLGEPRIGAHGLPVVFLHPKDCGGVLMELEQTSATAG